In Zunongwangia profunda SM-A87, the following proteins share a genomic window:
- a CDS encoding MFS transporter, whose product MATNTLNYKALFPVLFTYVVMGFVDIVGVSTGYAQRDFDLSPETAQLIPSMVFIWFFFLSIPIGILQHNYGKRKLLLTGIALTGIGMFIPFIVYTYITLLGSFILLGVGNTIIQVASNPLLKDVVSDKKFASFMSLSQFIKALSSLFGPIIVTYMVSLFGDWKLVFLVYGIISILTGIGLGLTSIEESESMVKASFSSSIKLLKDPFVLSMVLAIFLIVGLDVGMNTNIQNLLVERFGVSLENASLGISIYFTSLMISRFGGAMLLSKIDNYKFLLWSALSTVLFLVFLIFSPNPTFTKVSIFLIGLSSGNLFPLVFSLTISQIPNRANEISGLMIMAVVGGAIIPPLMGILNSAFGILASFGLLVLSAVYVFSVYFIFQKKNRSYK is encoded by the coding sequence ATGGCAACTAATACACTAAATTATAAAGCTTTATTCCCCGTTTTATTTACCTATGTCGTTATGGGGTTTGTCGACATTGTTGGAGTAAGTACAGGCTATGCACAACGGGATTTTGATCTTTCTCCAGAAACAGCTCAATTAATACCTTCTATGGTATTTATTTGGTTCTTTTTTCTCTCTATACCTATAGGTATCCTACAGCATAATTACGGAAAAAGAAAATTATTATTAACGGGTATTGCGCTTACAGGTATAGGTATGTTTATTCCTTTTATCGTATATACCTATATTACCCTATTAGGGTCTTTTATTCTATTAGGAGTAGGTAATACTATAATTCAGGTTGCTTCTAATCCTCTTTTAAAAGATGTGGTAAGTGATAAGAAGTTTGCAAGTTTTATGAGTTTATCTCAGTTTATCAAAGCACTAAGTTCTCTTTTTGGTCCAATTATCGTTACATATATGGTAAGCCTGTTTGGAGATTGGAAGCTTGTTTTTCTGGTTTATGGTATCATCTCAATTCTTACAGGAATAGGTCTTGGTCTTACCTCAATTGAAGAAAGTGAGTCGATGGTCAAAGCTTCTTTTTCCAGCTCTATTAAATTACTTAAGGATCCTTTTGTCTTGAGTATGGTATTAGCTATTTTTTTAATTGTGGGGCTTGATGTGGGGATGAATACAAACATCCAAAATCTTTTAGTAGAAAGGTTTGGCGTCTCTTTAGAAAATGCGTCCCTTGGCATTAGCATTTACTTTACCTCTTTAATGATTAGTCGTTTTGGTGGAGCAATGCTACTTAGTAAAATCGATAATTATAAATTCTTACTATGGTCTGCACTAAGCACTGTACTATTTTTAGTATTCCTCATATTTTCACCAAATCCTACGTTTACAAAAGTTAGTATTTTCTTGATAGGACTAAGTTCTGGAAATCTTTTCCCTTTAGTTTTTTCTTTAACTATAAGTCAAATACCAAACAGGGCAAACGAAATTTCAGGATTAATGATTATGGCTGTTGTTGGGGGAGCGATTATTCCGCCATTAATGGGTATATTAAATAGTGCATTTGGAATATTAGCAAGTTTTGGATTGTTGGTATTAAGTGCAGTATATGTATTTTCTGTATATTTTATCTTTCAAAAGAAAAATAGAAGTTATAAATAA
- a CDS encoding ROK family protein, which translates to MHSIGVDIGGSHITACIYDHTSKSIATDSLIYRKVNSRGSKNEIIEAWASAIDSCRKKVDVKVEGVGVAMPGPFDYYNGISLIENVDKLSALYKVDIRNELARHLKIDPSKIRFINDATAFSIAEAMIGCARDYRRVVAITLGTGLGASFLASGKPIIEDDRVPKGGFLYNQLYKGKVADELFSTRGILRDYKERTGKSVTNVRRISELAREDEFAQNTMDQFGKDLGLFLAPFLKKFNAEVLVLGGNISKAYPYFESSLSKQLPQINIEISEFGEQSAVIGSAILLDDHYYKEITPIIKLM; encoded by the coding sequence ATGCATAGTATAGGAGTTGATATTGGGGGAAGTCATATTACTGCGTGTATTTATGACCATACCAGTAAATCCATAGCTACAGACAGTTTAATCTACCGAAAAGTAAATTCCAGGGGATCAAAAAATGAAATCATCGAGGCATGGGCTAGCGCCATTGATTCCTGTAGGAAGAAGGTAGATGTTAAAGTTGAAGGTGTTGGTGTTGCTATGCCTGGCCCTTTTGATTATTATAACGGTATAAGTCTTATAGAAAATGTAGATAAATTAAGTGCCCTTTATAAGGTGGATATCCGAAATGAACTTGCAAGACACTTAAAAATTGATCCTTCTAAAATTCGATTTATAAATGATGCCACTGCGTTCTCGATTGCAGAAGCGATGATTGGATGTGCCAGGGATTATAGGCGGGTGGTGGCCATTACATTAGGAACGGGGCTTGGGGCCAGTTTTTTGGCCTCTGGCAAGCCTATAATTGAAGATGATAGGGTGCCCAAGGGGGGCTTTTTATATAATCAATTGTATAAAGGAAAAGTAGCAGATGAGCTTTTTTCTACTCGGGGGATTCTTCGTGATTATAAAGAGCGTACAGGTAAGAGTGTGACGAATGTCCGTAGGATTTCTGAACTGGCTAGAGAAGATGAATTTGCACAAAACACTATGGATCAATTCGGAAAAGATCTGGGGCTTTTTTTAGCGCCTTTTTTGAAAAAGTTTAATGCAGAGGTTTTAGTTTTAGGAGGCAATATCTCAAAAGCTTATCCATATTTTGAAAGCTCGTTAAGCAAACAACTTCCTCAAATTAATATTGAAATATCGGAATTTGGTGAACAATCGGCTGTTATTGGTAGTGCTATTTTATTAGATGATCACTATTACAAAGAGATAACCCCAATAATAAAACTGATGTAA